The genome window AACGGCTTCTCGGAACTGAATGACCCGGACGATCAGGCCCGGCGCTTCAAGGCTCAGGCCGACAAGAAGAGCCACGGCGACGACGAAGCCATGTACTACGACGCCGACTACATCCGAGCGCTCGAGTATGGTCTTCCCCCGACCGCGGGCTGCGGCATCGGCATCGACCGCTTCATGATGCTCCTGACGGACGCGCCGACCATCCGCGACGTGCTCCTCTTCCCGCATATGCGCCCGGAAAACTTCAAGGGTTAATCGCTTGAAATGAAGACATCTGATGCCGGGGACGCATTCACGCGCCCCCAGGCATCCGACTTCAGAGCCCGCCTCGAAGCGCTCTACCATGCGCTTAAGGCGGGCTTTTCCATGTCGGATGCCGGACTGGTTCCCGTGTTCTGGGAGGGATTTCTCATCGGGCGTACGCGCCCGGAGTTTGCCGAAAAAATCGGAAAGCTTGATGGTGCTCTCCTCTCGCAGGGCGGTCTCATGCTCCCTTCCGGAGACCTCACGAACTTCGGCTTTGCGATGAGGGATGCGGGGCTGAGTCAGGGTTGGCGCGATGAAAAGCTCGATCTTGTGCCTTTGGATCAGCCTGAGTCGGCTCCCATCGGCAGGCTCGAGCGTGCGCTCTACCGGCCGCTCGGTGCCCAGACCTCGGCCGTGCATCTCGCAGGCCGCATCCGGAATCCAAGGGATGAAAGTGATCCCGTTTTTCTTCTCGGAAAACGGAGTTCCAGAAAACTCGTCGGCCCCGGACTCTGGGACGGGCTCGCCGCCGGAATGATTCAGGCGGGAGAGACTCCACTCGAAGCGCTCGCGCGCGAGTCTCAGGAAGAAGCCGGCCTCACGGCGTTCGACCCGGTGAAGGCGGAGTTTCTAGCCTGCGACCGCATCTCCCGGCCTGTTCGCGGCGGCTGGATGCATGAAGTGAGCTGCGCCTACGCGGCGCTTCTTCCCGAAGGCTTTATGCCGGAGCCTGTTGACGGCGAGGTGGATCACTTTGAGTGCGTGAGCGCGGAAGAGGCCCTCAACCGCATTGAAGAGAACCTCATGATGAAGGAAGCGGCGATGACGCTTCTCCTTTCCATCAGGAAGCTTCTCTGAGGATGAGCGGCATGGCCGTCCTCAGGGCGGTCAATTTGGTGCAAAAACTGCTGAAACACTGCTCCCTTGAGGTTGTTTCATGGCTATTCAGGCGCCAAAACGCCATGAAAAGACGTTTTTTCAGATTCGCGGTCGCCAATGATCAGTTGGCGCGAGAAAAAGTGCACCACCGTCATCCCGGAGACCGTTTTCTGCTTTGCAGACACCGGACCGACCGCACCCCTTCACGGCATTTTTGTGTTGCAGCAGGTCAAAACCGGTACTTTGATGTCGTTTTTCTCCGGCAAACCCGTCAAAACCGAGCAGATTCGCGATTCTCCAAAATTTGCGGTCGCCGATGGCAGGATAACGCGGAGACAAATGCACCACGTTCATGCAGAGGAAGCCTTCCGAACCGGTCTGCAACCGAGAAAAGAAAAAAGCTGCCCGATCCCGAAAAGGGAATGGACAGCCTCAAAAAGTGCCTGAGAACATCAAAGGCTCACAGTCGGCTCAAACTGGAATTGACGGGCACGAGAAGCTGAGGCTTCGTGCCTCTCTTCTCACAGTAGTCCGTCACCCACTTGCGGCAGGTGCTCACGGAAATCCCAGTGCTTTTTTCGATTTCGTTCCAGGAATAACCCGAGAGCCGAAGCTGAATGACTTTTTCCCGGATTTCCGGCGGATAGCGGTACTGATTGCGGGAAACCTTGATCCGAAAGGTGCCCTTTCTGAATTCCCGGCTCCAGTCACGAACCGTGTTGACGGAAAGATTGAGAATGCGCGAGGCCCGGGTATAGCCGATGCCGTGCCGGAAAAGCTCCACCGCCTGACGGCGCTTTTCTTCGGATGCGCACTTTTCCCGCCGCTCACGTCGTGCTTCCAGCGTCCGCTCGTCGGTCTGCGACATCATGACTTCATCTCCTTCA of Sutterella faecalis contains these proteins:
- a CDS encoding helix-turn-helix domain-containing protein; its protein translation is MMSQTDERTLEARRERREKCASEEKRRQAVELFRHGIGYTRASRILNLSVNTVRDWSREFRKGTFRIKVSRNQYRYPPEIREKVIQLRLSGYSWNEIEKSTGISVSTCRKWVTDYCEKRGTKPQLLVPVNSSLSRL
- a CDS encoding NUDIX domain-containing protein; protein product: MKTSDAGDAFTRPQASDFRARLEALYHALKAGFSMSDAGLVPVFWEGFLIGRTRPEFAEKIGKLDGALLSQGGLMLPSGDLTNFGFAMRDAGLSQGWRDEKLDLVPLDQPESAPIGRLERALYRPLGAQTSAVHLAGRIRNPRDESDPVFLLGKRSSRKLVGPGLWDGLAAGMIQAGETPLEALARESQEEAGLTAFDPVKAEFLACDRISRPVRGGWMHEVSCAYAALLPEGFMPEPVDGEVDHFECVSAEEALNRIEENLMMKEAAMTLLLSIRKLL